From a region of the Poecile atricapillus isolate bPoeAtr1 chromosome 16, bPoeAtr1.hap1, whole genome shotgun sequence genome:
- the CUX2 gene encoding homeobox protein cut-like 2 isoform X11, whose product MRQTSKTLKATQTELLELRCKYDEEAASKADEVAMIMTNLEKANQRAEAAQREVESLREQLAAVNSSLRLACCSPTGTTGQDKVNYSMCSGSRLEAALAAKDREILRLLKDVQHLQSSLQELEESSANQIAELEGQLAAKNEAIEKLEEKLQAQADYEEIKTELSILKAMKVASAGCSLPQASATARPEALAGLCQPCRRCLRRLSPSRLGSLQSISKAEEALLLGKEAFYPSQKYLLEKPSLLASTEEDHSEDESGKDPLGMEQPYPSPHHAPADDPSSPTPLPPLPGPGMAPDGPRTFSLSPFPGGERLSGDPKAPHLPLPSYKSESSGGGPPFPSSFFGAKSSTVHPVPAASATSPPGEPSEGSAGSSAEEEQLDTAEIAFQVKEQLLKHNIGQRVFGHYVLGLSQGSVSEILARPKPWHKLTVKGKEPFIKMKQFLSDEQNVLALRTIQVRQRGSITPRIRTPETGSDDAIKSILEQAKKEIESQKGGEPKTPSASQAAANGAGGSSSEDAIKSILEQARREMQAQQQALLDMESGASGRSGDAAPAERSTLATVSQNIAPAHVKQEEGSGASPGLPQTPLAVLSPAAFVQSIIRKVKSEIGDAGSYFDQHWASERSLLSRPYTSVSPSLSSSSSSYSSMANGRGWQRGEPGEGSTNEDELQPADEEPHRLSEMKAEGAGAEPAAGGRLSYYPTYVPRTLKPTVPPLTPEQYEMYMYREVDTLELTRQVKEKLAKNGICQRIFGEKVLGLSQGSVSDMLSRPKPWSKLTQKGREPFIRMQLWLTDQLGQGISQQPTPSQASPAEPQPSPSPPPSPAEHEKGCQEPLTLALESSKENQQPESRSAPALGGKTYPNSQGPVGIQEIVAMSPELDTYSITKKVKEVLTDNNLGQRLFGESILGLTQGSVSDLLSRPKPWHKLSLKGREPFVRMQLWLNDPHNVEKLRDMKKLEKKAYLKRRYGLMSTGSDSESPSARSECASPSAPPQDLSLLQIKKPRVVLAPEEKEALKKAYQLEPYPSQQTIELLSFQLNLKTNTVINWFHNYRSRMRREMLVEGAQDNDTDPEQSGGTAIPGRRAPHSPDSDTEDHKPVFVGGEPPCAAVPVKVKEEQGDPGGWSRRRDSRSPAGAAEGTRPPQEERGAAPHAAAPAASILPRRGGRAGATAGGPPPPPPPHPDSSQSSAGSSRCSLVVSPTSPSAASSPGLTGSASPGPSSAGPVSPALPPAPGPRLSTSVQRRHEKMANLNNIIHRLERAANREEALEWEF is encoded by the exons ATGAGGCAGACAAGCAAAA CGCTGAAGgccacccagacagagctgctggagctgcgcTGTAAATACGACGAGGAAGCGGCGTCCAA GGCAGACGAAGTCGCCATGATCATGACCAACCTTGAAAAAGCCAACCAG CGGGCGGAGGCGGCGCAGAGGGAAGTGGAGAGTTTGCGGGAGCAGCTGGCAGCCGTCAACAGCTCCCTGCGCCTGGCCTGCTGCTCCCCGACGGGCACCACGGGG caggaCAAAGTGAACTATTCCATGTGCTCAGGGTCGAGGTtggaggcagctctggctgccaaGGACCGGGAGATCCTGCGGCTCCTGAAGGACGTCCAGCACCTCCAGAGCtcgctgcaggagctggaggagtcCTCTGCCAACCAGATAGCCGAGCTGGAGGGGCAGCTGGCCGCCAAGAACGAGGCCATCGAG AagctggaggagaagctgcaggCTCAGGCAGACTACGAGGAGATCAAAACGGAGCTGAG CATCCTGAAGGCGATGAAGGTGGCCTCTGCCGGCTGCAGCCTCCCCCAGGCAAGTGCCACGGCGCGTCCCGAGGcgctggctgggctgtgccagccctgccgaCGGTGCCTCCGCCGCCTGTCCCCATCTCGGCTTGGCTCCTTGCAGAGCATCTCGAAGGCGGAGGaggccctgctgctggggaaggaggcTTTTTACCCCTCCCAGAAGTACCTGCTGGAGAAGCCCAGCCTGCTGGCCAGCACTG AGGAGGATCACTCCGAAGACGAGTCGGGGAAGGATCCACTGGGCATGGAGCAACCGTACCCATCCCCTCACCACGCCCCTGCCGATGACCCCTCGTCCCCCACGCCCCTCCCGCCGCTGCCTGGCCCCGGCATGGCCCCTGACGGTCCCCGGACTTTCTCTCTGTCCCCCTTCCCGGGGGGCGAGCGGCTTTCAGGGGACCCCAAGGCCCCCCACCTCCCGCTGCCCAGCTACAAGAGCGAGAGCAGTGGCGGGGGACcgcccttcccctcctccttcttcGGGGCCAAAAGCAGCACCGTGCACCCCGTGCCGGCCGCCAGTGCCACCAGCCCGCCCGGAGAGCCCTCCGAGGGCAGCGCCGGCAGCTCCGCcgaggaggagcagctggacaCGGCCGAAATCGCCTTCCAGgtgaaggagcagctgctgaagcaCAACATCGGGCAGAGGGTCTTCGGGCACTACGTGCTGGGGCTGTCGCAGGGCTCCGTCAGCGAGATCCTGGCGCGGCCCAAGCCCTGGCACAAGCTGACGGTGAAGGGCAAGGAGCCGTTCATCAAGATGAAGCAGTTCCTCTCCGATGAGCAGAACGTGCTGGCCCTGAGGACTATCCAGGTGCGCCAGAGAG GTAGCATCACGCCGCGGATCAGGACACCGGAGACTGGCTCCGACGACGCCATCAAAAGCATCCTGGAGCAGGCAAAAAAGGAGATTGAGTCACAGAAGGGAG GGGAGCCCAAAACACCGTCAGCATCGCAGGCAGCGGCCAACGGGGCGGGCGGCAGCAGCTCGGAGGACGCCATCAAGAGCATCCTGGAGCAGGCACGGCGGGAGATGCAGGCGCAGCAGCAGGCGCTGCTGGACATGGAGTCGGGGGCCAGCGGGCGCAGCGGGGACGCGGCACCCGCCGAGCGCTCCACACTGGCCACCGTCAGCCAGAACATCGCCCCGGCCCACGTCAAGCAGGAGGAGGGCAGCGGGGCCAGCCCCGGCCTGCCGCAGACGCCCCTGGCCGTGCTGTCCCCCGCCGCCTTTGTCCAGAGCATCATCCGGAAGGTGAAGTCGGAGATCGGCGACGCCGGCTCCTACTTTGACCAGCACTGGGCGTCGGAGCGGAGCCTGCTCAGCCGGCCCTACACCTCTGTGTCGCCTTCtctgtcctcctcctcctcgagCTACTCCAGCATGGCCAACGGCCGGGGCTGGCAGCGGGGTGAGCCCGGCGAGGGCAGCACCAACGAGGACGAGCTGCAGCCGGCGGACGAGGAGCCCCACCGGCTGTCGGAGATGAAGGCGGAGGGAGCCGGAGCAGAGCCGGCGGCTGGTGGGCGTCTGTCCTACTACCCCACGTACGTGCCACGGACCCTGAAGCCAACGGTGCCACCACTGACGCCGGAGCAGTACGAGATGTACATGTACAGGGAGGTGGACACGCTGGAGCTGACCCGGCAGGTCAAGGAGAAGTTGGCCAAGAATGGCATCTGCCAGAGGATCTTCGGAGAGAAG GTGCTGGGACTGTCCCAGGGCAGTGTGAGTGACATGCTGTCGAGACCCAAACCGTGGAGCAAGCTGACGCAGAAGGGTCGGGAGCCTTTCATCCGCATGCAGCTCTGGCTGACGgaccagctgggccaggggatcAGCCAGCAGCCCACACCCTCCCAGG CCAGCCCTGCGGAACCCCAGCCGTCCCCCTCGccgccccccagccccgccgaGCACGAGAAGGGCTGCCAGGAGCCCCTCACCCTGGCCTTGGAGAGCAGCAAGGAAAACCAGCAGCCCGAGAGCCGCTCGGCGCCTGCGCTGGGCGGGAAGACGTATCCCAACAGCCAGGGGCCTGTGGGCATCCAGGAGATCGTGGCCATGTCCCCCGAGCTGGACACCTACTCCATCACCAAGAAGGTCAAGGAGGTCTTGACGGACAACAACTTAG GCCAGCGGCTGTTTGGGGAGAGCATCCTGGGCCTGACGCAGGGCTCGGTGTCCGATCTCCTCTCCAGGCCCAAGCCGTGGCACAAGCTGAGCCTGAAGGGGAGGGAGCCCTTCGTCCGGATGCAGCTCTGGCTCAACGACCCCCACAACGTGGAGAAGCTGCGCGACATGAAGAAGCTGGAGAAGAAGG CCTACCTGAAGCGCCGCTACGGGCTGATGAGCACTGGCTCGGACAGCGAGTCCCCCAGCGCCCGCTCCGAGTGCGCCAGCCCCAGCGCGCCGCCGCAGGACCTCAGCCTGCTCCAGATCAAGAAGCCGCGGGTGGTGCTGGcaccagaggagaaggaagCCCTAAAGAAAGCCTACCAGCTGGAGCCATACCCCTCCCAGCAGACCATCGAGctgctctccttccagctcAACCTCAAGACCAACACCGTCATCAACTGGTTCCACAACTACAG GTCACGGATGCGCCGAGAGATGCTGGTGGAGGGCGCGCAGGACAATGACACGGACCCGGAGCAGAGTGGGGGGACAGCCATCCCCGGGCGCCGGGCCCCCCACAGCCCCGATTCGGACACCGAGGATCACAAACCCGTGTTCGTGGGGGGCGAGCCCCCCTGTGCCGCCGTGCCCGTGAAGGtgaaggaggagcagggggatcCGGGCGGCTGGAGCCGCCGGCGGGACTCTCGCAGCCCGGCCGGAGCGGCCGAAGGGACCAGACCTCCCCAGGAGGAGCGGGGGGCAGCCCCCCacgccgccgcccccgccgccagCATCCTCCCACGGCGGGGAGGCCGAGCCGGTGCCACCGCCGGGGGACCCCcaccgccgccaccgccgcatCCCGACAGCTCCCAGTCCTCCGCGGGGTCATCCCGTTGCAGCTTGGTGGTCTCCCCGACATCGCCCTCGGCAGCTTCCTCGCCCGGCCTCACCGGCTCAGCCTCACCAGGACCATCCTCCGCCGGGCCGGTCTCGCCGGCGCTTCCGCCAGCTCCTGGCCCCCGGCTCAGCACCAGCGTCCAGCGGCGCCACGAGAAGATGGCCAACCTCAACAACATCATCCACCGCCTGGAGCGGGCTGCCAACCGCGAGGAGGCCCTCGAGTGGGAGTTCTGA